Proteins encoded in a region of the Shewanella polaris genome:
- a CDS encoding IS3 family transposase (programmed frameshift), with the protein MKPSVSINIKRTQRDYTLGFKLAVVSQVEKGELTYKQAQNHYGIQGRSTVLTWLRKHGRLDWSQPIEHSPMSKSTETPAQKIKRLEKQVSNLEMKNMIYGDMVELLKNEYGIDLEKKLLSRTLWLAKEKGTVKLATASRQFNLSRQAVYQWKQRLAARADMLKPVMTMVMYWRQFMPRVGTRKLYQLIKPQLLEQGIKLGRDGLFQYLKQHNMLVKPRKNYTKTTHSHHWLRKHPNLLKDRVVKSVEEVFVSDITYVKSDEGTHYLSLVTDAYSRKIMGYELSDEMKASDVVKALEMTIKNRQTTSDVIHHSDRGIQYCSAEYQHKLAANAIRPSMTDGYDCYQNALAERVNGILKQEFLLYRCRTMKELAILIKESIRIYNELRPHLSLGMKTPNEVHEKASREFQLA; encoded by the exons ATGAAACCTTCAGTATCAATCAATATAAAACGTACTCAACGAGATTACACATTAGGCTTTAAATTAGCGGTTGTTAGTCAAGTAGAAAAAGGCGAGCTAACGTATAAGCAAGCTCAAAACCACTATGGCATTCAAGGGAGAAGTACCGTCCTAACATGGTTACGAAAACATGGTAGATTAGATTGGTCCCAGCCGATTGAGCATTCACCTATGTCCAAATCTACAGAAACACCCGCCCAGAAAATCAAACGATTAGAGAAACAAGTCTCCAATCTCGAAATGAAAAATATGATTTATGGCGATATGGTCGAGTTACTTAAAAATGAGTACGGTATTGATTTAGAAAAAAAGT TACTTAGCCGAACGCTCTGGCTTGCCAAAGAAAAAGGCACTGTAAAGCTAGCGACAGCGAGTCGGCAGTTTAACCTATCAAGACAAGCTGTTTATCAATGGAAGCAGCGCTTAGCAGCAAGAGCTGACATGTTAAAACCGGTGATGACTATGGTTATGTATTGGCGTCAGTTCATGCCCAGAGTGGGTACGCGTAAGCTTTATCAACTCATCAAGCCACAGTTACTTGAACAAGGCATAAAGCTAGGTAGGGACGGCCTATTTCAGTATTTAAAACAACACAATATGTTAGTAAAGCCTAGGAAGAATTACACCAAGACAACCCATAGCCACCATTGGTTGAGAAAACACCCAAACTTACTCAAAGACAGAGTGGTGAAGAGCGTTGAAGAGGTATTTGTCAGTGACATAACCTACGTAAAATCAGACGAAGGAACTCACTATTTATCATTAGTCACAGATGCATATTCAAGAAAAATAATGGGTTATGAATTAAGTGATGAAATGAAAGCCAGTGATGTTGTTAAAGCATTGGAGATGACGATAAAGAATCGTCAGACAACCAGTGATGTCATTCATCATTCAGATAGAGGGATACAGTACTGCTCAGCAGAATATCAACATAAATTGGCTGCGAATGCGATAAGGCCATCGATGACAGATGGGTATGATTGTTATCAGAATGCGTTAGCTGAGCGAGTGAATGGTATTTTGAAGCAAGAGTTTTTACTTTACCGCTGTCGTACGATGAAGGAGCTGGCAATACTCATCAAAGAATCTATTAGGATTTATAACGAGTTAAGACCGCACCTTAGTTTAGGAATGAAAACCCCAAACGAAGTGCATGAAAAAGCCAGTCGGGAGTTCCAACTGGCTTAA
- a CDS encoding YbaB/EbfC family nucleoid-associated protein: MFGGKGGMGNLMKQAQMMQDKMAKVQEEIARTEMTGEAGAGLVKVTMTGNHNVRKVEIDPSLMEDDKEMLEDLIAAACNDAARRIEENQKTKMAEVTGGMQLPPGMKMPF, translated from the coding sequence ATGTTTGGTGGAAAAGGCGGTATGGGCAATTTAATGAAACAAGCCCAGATGATGCAAGATAAAATGGCTAAAGTGCAGGAAGAAATAGCGCGCACCGAAATGACGGGTGAAGCGGGTGCTGGCTTGGTTAAAGTAACCATGACAGGTAATCACAATGTGCGTAAAGTTGAAATTGATCCAAGCTTGATGGAAGACGATAAAGAGATGTTAGAAGATCTCATCGCTGCAGCGTGCAATGACGCCGCTCGTCGCATTGAAGAAAATCAAAAAACTAAAATGGCCGAAGTTACGGGGGGTATGCAATTACCACCTGGAATGAAAATGCCGTTTTAA